Proteins from one Thermobifida alba genomic window:
- a CDS encoding AAA family ATPase, with product MGRQTEPRAAQRPRTVSTERLRSVYRRVPLRTRLLVGLGAVAAAAVVAFVGQFPVWLAVTGTVLLLGLFAALMHSAAAVAVAAVCVGWTVLAHLLLSIPLHGDPVLLLVPLLPLPVAFAAARNTVFPMWHTTLLALLGGLIVGFGVALAHMVVPAVPAGAGGAALVLATGATLLWRVVAARRLTRELSRYRQGDRAPAAAPAPSAAQRSRARSGGGGAGAPQAPAEEPVPVTEALARLEGMIGLEPVKQQVRAIAAAIEAARLRADAGYSVDKPLRHLVFSGPPGTGKTSVARTLATIFHSFGLLPTARVVEAQRADLVGEYLGATAIKTNELVDRALGGVLFIDEAYSLVNEGDGQPDRFGAEAVQTLLKRAEDDRDRLVVILAGYEAEMDRFLASNPGLASRFATRISFPSYTADELRRIAESLFEQRGDVLDASAAAELRSRLDQVVRHGVVDELGNGRFARSLVEKAAEARDVRVVTRDSSGRRPEAAELVTVRAVDIAAACESLTERLPGFAPAPDLAEALAELDAMVGLEPVKQQVRAIAAQLRVARLREGQGLRAQAPMRHFVFVGPPGTGKTTVARILGRVFAALGLLNRADVVEAGRADLVGEHLGATAIKTNKLVDRALGGVLFIDEAYSLVNPGYSGGDAFGAEAVQTLLKRAEDDRDRLVVVLAGYPADMDRFLGSNAGLSSRFNVRVAFPSYTPQELTEIAERTAARTGDSFDEGARADLERVFGYVCEAGWIDELGNGRFARSLFEKACSHRDLRVAESLGENAGTADLTTITSADLRAAYAEITQR from the coding sequence ATGGGGCGCCAGACCGAACCCCGAGCCGCACAGCGACCCAGGACGGTCTCCACGGAACGCCTCCGTTCCGTCTACCGCCGCGTCCCGCTGCGCACCCGGCTGCTCGTCGGGCTGGGAGCGGTCGCCGCCGCCGCGGTCGTGGCGTTCGTCGGGCAGTTCCCGGTGTGGCTGGCCGTCACGGGGACGGTCCTACTGCTCGGGCTGTTCGCCGCGCTGATGCACTCCGCCGCGGCGGTGGCCGTCGCCGCGGTCTGCGTGGGCTGGACCGTGCTCGCCCACCTGCTGCTGTCCATCCCGCTGCACGGCGACCCCGTCCTGCTGCTGGTGCCGCTGCTGCCGCTGCCGGTCGCGTTCGCCGCCGCCCGCAACACCGTGTTCCCGATGTGGCACACCACCCTGCTGGCCCTGCTGGGCGGACTGATCGTCGGCTTCGGCGTCGCGCTGGCCCACATGGTCGTCCCGGCCGTCCCGGCGGGAGCGGGGGGCGCGGCGCTGGTCCTGGCGACGGGAGCGACCCTGCTGTGGCGGGTCGTGGCCGCCCGCCGGCTCACCCGGGAGCTGAGCCGCTACCGGCAGGGGGACCGCGCCCCCGCCGCGGCTCCCGCCCCCTCCGCCGCGCAGCGGTCGCGTGCCCGCAGCGGGGGAGGCGGCGCGGGCGCGCCGCAGGCTCCCGCCGAGGAACCGGTTCCGGTGACCGAGGCGCTGGCCCGGCTGGAGGGCATGATCGGCCTGGAGCCGGTCAAACAGCAGGTCCGTGCGATCGCCGCCGCCATCGAGGCGGCCCGGCTGCGCGCCGACGCCGGATACAGCGTCGACAAGCCGCTGCGCCACCTGGTGTTCTCCGGACCGCCCGGTACCGGCAAGACCAGCGTCGCGCGCACCCTGGCCACGATCTTCCACTCCTTCGGGCTGCTGCCGACGGCGCGCGTGGTGGAGGCCCAGCGCGCCGACCTGGTGGGGGAGTACCTGGGCGCCACCGCCATCAAGACCAACGAGCTGGTGGACCGGGCCCTGGGCGGGGTGCTGTTCATCGACGAGGCGTACTCGCTGGTCAACGAGGGGGACGGGCAGCCCGACCGGTTCGGCGCCGAGGCCGTGCAGACCCTGCTCAAGCGGGCCGAGGACGACCGCGACCGGCTGGTCGTCATCCTCGCCGGATACGAGGCCGAGATGGACCGCTTCCTGGCCTCCAACCCGGGGCTGGCCTCCCGGTTCGCCACCCGGATCAGCTTCCCCAGCTACACCGCCGACGAACTGCGCCGCATCGCCGAGTCGCTGTTCGAGCAGCGCGGCGACGTCCTGGACGCCTCCGCCGCCGCGGAGCTGCGCAGCAGGCTGGACCAGGTGGTCCGGCACGGGGTCGTCGACGAGCTCGGCAACGGCCGCTTCGCCCGCTCCCTGGTGGAGAAGGCCGCCGAGGCCCGCGACGTGCGGGTGGTCACCCGGGACTCCTCCGGCAGGCGGCCCGAGGCCGCGGAGCTGGTCACGGTGCGCGCCGTCGACATCGCCGCCGCCTGCGAGTCGCTGACCGAGCGGCTGCCCGGCTTCGCCCCGGCCCCCGACCTCGCCGAGGCGCTGGCCGAACTGGACGCGATGGTCGGTCTGGAGCCGGTCAAACAGCAGGTCCGCGCCATCGCCGCGCAGTTGCGGGTCGCCCGGCTGCGCGAGGGGCAGGGGCTGCGCGCGCAGGCGCCGATGCGGCACTTCGTCTTCGTGGGGCCGCCCGGAACCGGCAAGACCACGGTCGCCCGCATCCTGGGCCGCGTCTTCGCGGCCCTGGGCCTGCTCAACCGGGCCGACGTGGTCGAGGCGGGCCGCGCCGACCTGGTCGGCGAACACCTGGGCGCCACCGCCATCAAGACCAACAAGCTGGTGGACCGGGCCCTGGGCGGGGTGCTGTTCATCGACGAGGCGTACTCGCTGGTCAACCCCGGCTACAGCGGCGGCGACGCGTTCGGTGCCGAGGCCGTGCAGACCCTGCTCAAGCGGGCCGAGGACGACCGCGACCGGCTGGTGGTCGTGCTGGCCGGGTACCCGGCGGACATGGACCGCTTCCTCGGCAGCAACGCCGGGCTGTCCTCGCGGTTCAACGTGCGGGTGGCCTTCCCCAGCTACACGCCGCAGGAGCTCACCGAGATCGCGGAGCGGACGGCCGCGCGCACCGGCGACTCCTTCGACGAGGGCGCCCGCGCCGACCTGGAGCGCGTCTTCGGCTACGTCTGCGAGGCGGGGTGGATCGACGAGCTGGGCAACGGCCGCTTCGCCCGGTCGCTGTTCGAGAAGGCGTGCTCCCACCGCGACCTGCGGGTCGCCGAGAGCCTCGGGGAGAACGCCGGCACCGCCGACCTGACCACGATCACCAGCGCCGACCTGCGCGCGGCCTACGCGGAGATCACCCAGCGCTGA
- a CDS encoding ribonuclease HII yields MAKASATIPPPTYDLERGLAAAGARVVAGVDEVGRGAWAGPVLVCAAVADGSPPPEGLTDSKRLTPRRRTVMAEQVRAWVRDHAFGQATPAEIDALGMTEALRLAANRALEALSARPDAIILDGRHDYLGAPWTVHTRVKADLTCVSVAAASVLAKVRRDTLMAELDAEHPGYGFATGAGYPSPTHRAALAEHGPTPHHRMSWSYLDRLPRWRHLRVPRPPAEDGQLSLLE; encoded by the coding sequence ATGGCGAAGGCATCGGCAACCATCCCCCCGCCCACCTACGACCTGGAGCGCGGACTCGCCGCGGCCGGGGCGCGGGTGGTCGCGGGAGTCGACGAGGTGGGGCGGGGCGCCTGGGCCGGACCCGTCCTGGTGTGCGCGGCGGTCGCCGACGGCTCACCGCCCCCCGAGGGGCTCACCGACTCCAAGCGGCTCACCCCCCGGCGCCGCACCGTCATGGCCGAGCAGGTCCGCGCCTGGGTCCGCGACCACGCGTTCGGCCAGGCCACCCCGGCGGAGATCGACGCACTCGGCATGACCGAGGCGCTGCGCCTGGCGGCCAACCGCGCCCTGGAGGCCCTGTCCGCACGCCCCGACGCGATCATCCTGGACGGCAGGCACGACTACCTCGGCGCCCCCTGGACGGTCCACACCCGGGTCAAAGCCGATCTGACCTGTGTCAGCGTCGCCGCGGCGTCGGTGCTCGCCAAGGTGCGCCGGGACACGCTGATGGCGGAGCTGGACGCCGAGCACCCCGGCTACGGGTTCGCCACCGGCGCGGGCTACCCCTCGCCGACCCACCGGGCCGCGCTCGCCGAGCACGGCCCCACCCCCCACCACCGGATGTCCTGGTCCTACCTGGACCGCCTGCCGCGCTGGCGGCACCTGCGCGTGCCGCGGCCCCCCGCCGAGGACGGCCAGCTGAGCCTCCTGGAGTGA
- a CDS encoding SPFH domain-containing protein, producing the protein MSQPTGRGNSTIKESLASWGDIARLLRGGDQGSLVPVVIPRDSRGLKWMTLVWVGLYLILLALVAVLATGGLVGTAIAIPALLLGVASIALALLWWWRSSIVEIEQGTTGVLTKFGAIVSELGPGRHYLWHPWTRVDFVVDTSTEIPYNAPVLACPTKENVPLKSIEFFLKFRITNAVAFVRTIGASNFDLVLSNAVQDAIRQRSRRVQTENAYDLRGSDVADMQELLNRQLSRYGVQIMGCNIPDVQLPNQYQQHLSTRERVAKELVAYEQEWELTRKRRIDTLLMDIERSKKTRDAKIVEVNAALNRARQDVAQMLEEQETEAQRVRYEIETRGRTNLVAATHEATAQRRLATAYRDNRAMLRYELARRRLDVGAKLAERAPKPVVVRTDSGSGDASALSTLLLAQLLPGLTDQRRPRGLGGLSGGRTAEADTAQQAQEGAPASVAQYQQWLREQQGS; encoded by the coding sequence AGCCGGGGACTGAAGTGGATGACCCTGGTGTGGGTCGGCCTCTACCTGATCCTGCTGGCGCTCGTGGCGGTGCTGGCCACCGGAGGGCTGGTCGGGACCGCCATCGCGATCCCCGCCCTGCTCCTCGGGGTCGCCTCGATCGCGCTCGCCCTGCTGTGGTGGTGGCGCTCCTCCATCGTGGAGATCGAGCAGGGCACCACCGGCGTGCTCACCAAGTTCGGAGCCATCGTCTCCGAGCTGGGGCCGGGACGCCACTACCTGTGGCACCCCTGGACCAGGGTCGACTTCGTCGTCGACACCTCCACCGAGATCCCCTACAACGCGCCCGTGCTGGCCTGCCCCACCAAGGAGAACGTGCCGCTCAAGTCGATCGAGTTCTTCCTGAAGTTCCGCATCACCAACGCGGTCGCGTTCGTACGCACCATCGGCGCCAGCAACTTCGACCTGGTGCTGTCCAACGCGGTGCAGGACGCCATCCGCCAGCGCAGCCGCCGGGTGCAGACCGAGAACGCCTACGACCTGCGCGGCTCCGACGTGGCGGACATGCAGGAACTGCTGAACCGCCAGCTCAGCCGGTACGGCGTGCAGATCATGGGGTGCAACATCCCCGACGTGCAGCTGCCCAACCAGTACCAGCAGCACCTGTCCACCCGGGAGCGGGTCGCCAAGGAGCTGGTCGCCTACGAACAGGAGTGGGAGCTGACCCGCAAGCGCCGCATCGACACGCTCCTGATGGACATCGAACGGTCCAAGAAGACCCGGGACGCCAAGATCGTCGAGGTCAACGCGGCCCTGAACCGGGCCCGCCAGGACGTGGCGCAGATGCTGGAGGAGCAGGAGACCGAGGCGCAGCGCGTGCGCTACGAGATCGAGACGCGCGGCCGCACCAACCTGGTGGCCGCCACCCACGAGGCCACCGCCCAGCGGCGGCTCGCCACCGCCTACCGGGACAACCGGGCGATGCTCCGCTACGAGCTGGCCCGCCGCCGCCTGGACGTGGGCGCCAAGCTCGCCGAGCGGGCCCCCAAGCCGGTGGTGGTGCGCACCGACTCCGGCTCGGGGGACGCCTCGGCGCTGTCCACGCTCCTGCTCGCCCAGCTCCTGCCGGGGCTCACCGACCAGCGCCGTCCGCGCGGCCTGGGCGGCCTCTCCGGCGGCCGGACCGCGGAGGCGGACACGGCACAGCAGGCGCAGGAGGGCGCACCCGCCTCGGTGGCCCAGTACCAGCAGTGGCTGCGGGAGCAGCAGGGCTCCTGA